The Paenibacillus mucilaginosus 3016 genome includes the window CGGCGGTGCTCATTCTGTTCAGTGTGCCGATGCAAAAGATCGGCAGCGTCCTCGCCGCGCGTAGGCCGCCGGGTACGATCAAGCATGACGTATAAGTATCATATGAACCGGCCCGGATGCGGGGATGATTTCCGCACGGGTCGGGTTATCCGCTGCGCCTTAACATAGACCAAAGCCTGCCCCGTGAAGGGAGCAGGCTTTTGGGCGTTCTACTTTGTTCTGAAGTCGACCTGAAGCGGCTTGGGGTGAAAGGTCGCAGAAGTATCGATGCCCCACATCCACAGCGTGCCATCTTTTTTGACGGCCGTATCCGCGTCAACTCCGTGGCGATCGTCGTTGACGGACACGGACACAACGTCCGACAAACCCTCAACCGGGAAGAGTTCCTTCCATTCATCCGGATGTTCCCCGCCCAGGGCTCCCATTCTTAGGGTGAAATAGCCCAACCCCCAGACGGACCCATCCTTCTTCACGAACAGGGCGTGCTTACCGCCGTTATCCAAATCCGTCACTTCGGATAAACCGGGCAGCTGATAGGGGGAGACCGCGGTATCAAAACTGTTTTTTTGTTTGGTCGCAACCATGCCGGTTCCCCATACCCAGACGGTGCCGTCCTTGGACAGAGCGGAGTCGGTATCGAGCTTCACGATCCCTTTCAGTTCTTTGATTTGCTTGGCGGTGGACGCGAGAATCAAGTTTTCATTCATAGTGAAGCCGTATTGACTCTTGGGATAGTCGATGATCCAGACGGTTCCGTCCTCACGCAGGAAGGACACCCCCGTGGATCCGAAGGCCAGGTCCTTGATCGAATCCAGGCCTCGAAGCTGCTGGGCTTTCATTAACGGGATACTGTTTCTGAACCGCCGGGAAGCCGACTCAAACATCCACACCTTCCCCTCTTGATCCACCGCTAAGCCTAGAGTGCCATGGAGGATGACTTTCTGAATTCCATGCAGCCCGGGCACCTGATCACCGAGGGACACGTACACCAGCTCTTTGGTCAGGGTCGGGTCTTCCCTTTCAATCACCCAGACCGTTCCGTCTTCCCTCAAAGCCACCGCCATACTGTTTCCGGAAGCTACGCTCTTTACCTTATCCAATCCTTTGCCTTTCATTAACAGCGTACGATGAAACCCCTCTTTGACTGAAATGGATTGAAGGGCCCTGCCCCATACATTCCCTTGGTCGTCGAGTGCCAGGGGATCGGCTGTGGCTTGGACAATCTTGGGCTGAGCTGCTTCTGTACGGGCGGCGGCTTGGACGTAAGAGGACGTCCCGGCAGGGAGGACGAATATGGCAGCCGCTGTTATTACAGCAGAGTAACGCAGCAGCCGGCTCTTGAGCAAACCAGTTTTCATGCAGGTACCTCCGTTTACAATGAATTAGAAAACCATTTAATTCCATATAAGTAAACGGAAGTAAATAGGGAAATGTTTCAGCTTCAGCCTATTTTGTAAAGCAGCCCATGATATAGACGTTTGGCCCCCGCGGCAGGAGCAGAGGACAAGGCATCCACCCGAGCCGCGGGAGGCACGAATCACCGCACGTTTCTGTTAAAAATAGCGTCTACACCCGGTCCAGCGGCCGGTGGGGCAGGGGAGGCAGCTCCGCCGTGATCGCATCCCCGGGACGGATGGGACCGCCGGCAAGCACAACCGCCATGATCCCGGCCTTCCGGACCAGGCTGCCGTCCGGCCCCTGCTCCAGCACCTGATCCTTCAGTCCGGGCATGAACCGGTCGAGCTGCGGGCAGGGGTTGCGCAGGCCGGTCACCTCGATCACCGCTTCGCTCCCGATCCGCAGCAGGGTGCCTGCCGGGAGCCCCAGCAGGTCGATGCCGCGCGTAGTGACATTTTCGCCCATCTCGCCGGCCCCTACGGGGTAGCCCTTGGCCCGAAGTTCATCATGAAGCTCCGCATGAATCAGGTGCACCTGCCGCAGGTTCGGCTGGGTCGGATCCTGCGCGACCCGGGACCGGTGCTTGACGGTGGCCCCTTGATGAGCGTCTCCCTCGACGCCGAGCCCGGCGACCAGCCGGATCTGTTCCTCGCTTCGCTTGCTGAACGTGTGTCCCTCGCTGCGGCTGACCGCTGTCACCAGGCCTCTGACGACCTGTTGATCCGCTTCCCTCTGAACGACATTCATCGGCATGCCTCCCGGCCCCCATTCGTAACGACTTCGTCCGAAACAGGGTTAGAATAGATTTCCAATTCGAGGTTATCACCCGGATCCGGTGGTGGCAAGCACCTATTTTGCCCCGGCTAGGGCGCATACAGCTACCCGGTGTGCAGGTACCGCATACACTGAAAGCATATGGACAAAAGGGAGTTGTTGCGTCAGTGGCTGTCATCATTTACCCCAAGACTCTCAGCTGGAATTATATGAAGCAGCGGCCGCAGCAGCTCATGACCCATCTGGGCAGGCTCGGGCACCGGGTATTCTTCGAGAACCTCGCTCCGCTCGAGGTGCAGTTCCGGGAAGTGGAGCCGAACGTATTCTTGTTCAATGATACGCAGAGGCTGATCGGGCAGGTGCTGCCGGATCTGAGACGCACCGAGAGAGTCGTCGTGTGGACGACATGGGCCAAGCAGCGCACCCGCATTCCTCTTTTCCGTCCGAACGGGGTGATCTACGACTGCTGCGACGAATTCCCGCAGTGGGCGAAGTACGAAGCGCCGATGGTGGCTTATGCCGACCATGTCGTCTGCAGCGCGGAAGTGATCCGGCAGCGAATGGAGCTCGCCTATCCGGGTCAAGACATCACACTGATCCGCAATGCCGCCGATGAGCGGTTCCTGGCCCGCGATCCGCTGCCCCGGCCGGCTGATCTGCCGCCGGGCCCGGTCGTCGGGTACATCGGCGCCTGGGCCTACTGGGTCGACCATCCGCTGATGATGGCGATGGCCCGGTGGTTCCCGCACGTGCAGTTCGTCTCCATCGGGGCGGCTTACGGCGATGTGCCGTCCTATGACGACTATCCGAACGTGCATGTGCTCGGGGAGAAGCCGCACGACGCGCTGCCCGCTTATCTGCAGCACTTCCAAGTCGCGATCATTCCGTTCCGCTATCATCCGATTACGCTGGCCACCAATCCCGTCAAGGCTTACGAATATCTCGCCGGCGGCGCCCGCGTCCTCTCCACGGCGCTGCCCGAGTGCATCGCCATGAACCCGCATGTCGTCACGGCAACGACGCATGAAGACTTTGGCTGGAAGCTCCACAAGCTGCTCAGCGAAGCGGATTCCCCCGATGCGGTGGAGCAGCGGCGCGCTTATGCGTATCGCAACCGTTGGGAAGAGCGGGCGCTCCAGGCGGATGCCATTATCCGATCGTTGTAAGCAGGGGATCTCGAAGGGTACAAGGCGCTGCGACCGGAACCGACAAAGAGGGCCGTGCCAGCAAGCAGCCGGCCCCCCCTTTGCAGCTCGTGCTTGCATACAGCAGTTGGTCGGAGGTGCCGGCATGCGCCGGCTGTAAGGGCCGCGGGGGCCGGTCGCAAGCCTCGCAGGGGACCGCATGTGCCCTTTTTGTCATGATGCCCTCACGCGACTCTATCAATCTCTCATACATTGTTATGCACCACTTATTCCCAGTAGCAGAAGGGAGTTTTGCATATCATGTGTTTCTTTTGCTGGAAGCCAAGCAGAGAGCTGGAGAGAAGGGTGCGCCGGCTCGAAGTGGAGTTCGAAGCATTCCGCGAGCTCACGGCCGGGGAGATTCAGCGCCTTGAGCAGGAGCAGCTGGCCCTGAAAGCGGAAGTGACAACGCTCCGCGGCGAGCTGCTGGAGCTGGAAGGGCAGTGGATCGCCCTGACAGCCGAGGTCGCCGAACTGCGCGAGCAGGTGGAGACCGGGCTGTTCCCGCAGCCGGAACTGCGCGCGTTCCTCGAATCGAAGCTCGGCGATACCGTCTCCATTACGCTGCCTGACGCGTCGCTGCAGGGCGTGGTGATTACGGTAGGCGTTGACGCCGTTCAGATCCGGGAAGCGTCCGGCGAGCTGGTGACCATTCCTCTGGCGCAGATCACGGCCGTGCAGTAACCAAGGAGAGGAGAGATCGTCATGAATTTCAAGCAGATGCTATCGGCTTTCATTGGCAGTGAAGTGGAAGTGCTGGTGCCCGGTGAGCTGTTTACCGGTGAATTGCTCGCGGTAACCGGCTCCCGGATCACGATCAAGGTGGCGCCGGTGATCTATGGCCCTCCCGGGGACGAGGCGGTTATTCCGTTCCGTTCAATCCAGTTTGTCCGCGTCGTATAAGCGATGAACCCCTAAACGGGAATTATCTCAGCATATAGAAGGGAGTGAAATCCATGCGCTGGAGTACTGCTTCCCGAAGCTATGATGTCGTGATCTCGCTGGGGTCCAACTGCCAGCCCGCCTATCAGCTCCGGAGGCTGAAGCTGCGGCTGGCCACCTATCCGTTCGACTGGTTTTATTTCTCGAATACCGCAGAGGTGACGAAGGTCCTGCAGACGGAGTTCGCCGAGTTCATGCGTCTGGAGAATCTGGAGCCGGGCCGGCCGAGCCGCGTGACGACCCTCGTGCGCGACAGCCGCACCACCTGCTGGTCGTATCATGATTTTCCCCTGCCGACTGAGCCGGGCCAGGATCCGCTGTACGGGTATCCGGAGTTCCGTGCGAAGCTGGACCGCCGGATTGACCGCTTCCTCCGCACCGCCCGCAGCGGCAGACGCATCCTGTTCATCCGCAATCTGGTCCGCAGGGAGGAGGCTCTTCCCCTCAAACAAGCGCTCGATGCGCTGACAGCTCCCTGATACGCTCCCCATACGGTAGACAGGTGAAATAATAAAAAACCTGTTACTGTAAGGGGAGCTTTTTCATGTCTAAAGAAAAATACTGTGCTACGGAGAAACTTGCTATCCTTGAAGAAGTTTCAAGTGGAAAAATTGGTTTTATCGCTGCAACCAAAAGATACGGTATGAATAAAACAACTTTAATGAAATGGCAGCGTCGTTATAAGCTATATGGGTATGAAGGACTGGAAAGAAGTACTCGCAATCGAAGTTACAGCGCTGAGCTGAAGCTTCAAGCGGTGAAAGATTATGTAGAGGGTGGATTGTCAAAATACCGGATCATCGACAAATACAGGATCTCAAGTACAACGCAGCTTTCTAACTGGATTAAGAAGTATAATGGTCATAGCAGCTTAAAAGCCTACAAAGGGGAAGCACAAGCTATGACAAAGGGTCGCTCTACTACGTGGGATGAGAGGATCGATATCGTCCACTATTGCCTGGCACATCAGCATGACTATCATAAGACAGCTGGCCAGTTTCAGGTCTCCTACCAGCAAGTATATCAATGGGTGAAGAAATTCGAAGCCGGCGGTGCGGATGCTTTAAAGGATGGCCGGGGGCGAAAGAAGGCGCCGGAAGAGATGACGGAGGCAGATCGCCAGAAGCTCGAGATGAAGAAGATGGAATACGAAATGGAGAGGCTTCGGGCGGAGAATGCATTTCTAAAAAAGTTACGGGAAATCCAAAGGAGGCGAAGCTAAGCCAATATCGCCAAGAGAACGTCTACCTTGCCATCCAAGCGCTTCAGGAAGAGGAGTCGATCAGCATTCAACTTCTGTGTGAAGTCGCAGGAGTTGCACGCTCAAGCTATTACAAATGGTTAAACCGCAAACCCAGCTCTCGTGAGCAGGAGAATGAGCGGCTGACAAAGATGATGATGTCCATATATGAAAAAGTAGAGAAAACCTTTGGGTACCGCCAATTAACACTCCACATGCGCAAGGAAACCGGACAGACGATTAACCATAAACGCGTGTACCGGCTGATGAAAGTCAAGGGAATCCAGTCGGTCATCCGCAGGAAGAGAAAGAAATACCCTCATTCTACTCCCCAGCACGTGGCCGAGAATGTGCTGAATCGTAATTTCCAAGCAGCTGAACCCAATGAGAAATGGGTAACGGATGTAACAGAATTTAAATACGGCAACGGTCAGAAAGCGTATTTAAGCGCGATTCTCGATCTTCATGATAAATCCATCGTCTCCAGAGTAGTGGGGCATTCCAACAACAACCCACTTGTTTTCGAGACGTTGAAGCAAGCCTTGCAAGCAGCTCCAGGAAGCAAACCAATGCTTCATAGTGACAGAGGATTTCAATACACTTCACTTGACTTCAAAAAGCTTTTGGACGATAACGAACTGACTCAAAGTATGTCCCGGGTTGGGCGGTGTATCGATAACGGGCCGATGGAATCCTTCTGGGGGACCTTAAAATGCGAGAAGTATTATCTACACACTTACCAAACCTTTGAGGAGCTTGAGAGAGACATTCTGGCTTACATCGATTTTTACAATAACGAACGATTACAAGCAAAACTAAACGGCCTCAGTCCAATGGAATACAGGACCAAGGCCGCTTAAGATTTTTATTTTTTGTACTGTCTACTTGACGGGGGGCTGTTCACCCCGCGGATGCTCCCTTCTGATTGTGAACTACCATGAAGAGGCGTCCGGGGTGCAGGAGGAAGAGTGGAATCTCGACGGGGTATATGCGGTGAAGATCGCCAAGGGCACCCAGTGGTACGGGGACTCCGTGGCCTGGGATATGCTGATGAAGAATGTAAGGCTGACAGGCAGGTAGCCGATGACAGTAAAAAGAAAAGGGCTGCTGCGCTTCGTGTGCAGCGGCTTCTTTGAATTTCAGTGAATGAACCCCCGCAGCAGTCCGTTTTCGTCATCTGCCTTACCACATACTTTCTTACCATGGGCAGCCCATACAATCACCTCTGCCTGCGGCAGGGGAGGTTCCGTCTGTCTGTGGTACTACCTCCGTCCAGGCCAGACGCTGGCGGGCGCTGTACTGTACTTATCCCCCCCCCCCCGGGTCTCTGGCGCATAATTCCAGCGTACTCAGGGCATTTTATCCCTCGTAATCCTAACATGCATATGCGGGAGGAGCCCGAAGCAATGTACTATCTCTATACCCATAACGATCTCGACGGGCTGGGCTGCGGCATTCTGGCCAAGTGCGCGTTCGGCGACAAGGTGGAGATCCGCTACAATTCCATCGCCGGGCTGAACACGCAGGTGGAACGGTTCCTCGAGCGGGCGAAGAAGAAGAAACACCTGTTCATTACGGACCTGGCGGTCAACGAGGCCAATGAGCAGCGGATCGAAGACTTCGTGAAGAGCGGGGGCAAGGTGAAGCTTATCGATCACCACAAATCCTCGCTTCACCTGAACCGTCACCCCTGGGCGCTCGTGGAGGTGGCATATGACGACGGGCGGCTGGCTTCGGCAACCTCGCTGTTCTATGACTATCTGCTGAAGGGCCGGCTGCTGAAGCCGAGTCCTGCCATTGAAGAATTCGTGGAGCTTGTCCGCCTGTACGATACCTGGGAATGGGACGAGGCCGGGAACCTGGAGGCGAAGCGGCTCAGCGACCTGTTCTCCATGCTGTCCCTGGAGGAGTTCGAAGAGCGGATGCTCGAGCGGCTGATGACCGGGGAGCCGTTCGCCTTCAGTCCGCTTGAGCTCGAGATGCTCGGGGTGGAGGAAGAGCGGATCGGCCGGTATGTGCGCCGCAAGAAGCGGGAGATCGTACAGACCTTCGTCGGCGGCCACTGTGTCGGTGTGGTGCATGCGGAGTCCTACCACTCCGAGCTGGGCAATGAGCTGGGCAAGGAGTATCCGCACCTCGACTACATTGCGATCATGAACATGGGCGGCAAAAAGGCCAGCTTCCGCACAATCCACGACGATGTCGACGTGTCCGCCGTAGCGGGACAGTACGGGGGCGGAGGCCATGCGAAGGCCGCGGGCTGCCCGATGACCGAGGAGGTGTACCGCCACTTCGTCGCGGAGCCGTTCACCAAAGAGCCGCTGCGGATGGATGCGTTCCGCAACGAGTACAACGTCAAGGATTCGACCTACGGCACCTTGTACGAGAACGGCAAGGAGCAGCAGATGTTCATTTTCGCTTCGGGCGATGACTGGATCGTCGATGTGGAAGGGGATGAGCTTAACCGCACCTTCCCGGCATTCGAGGAAGCCGAGCGGTACGTCAAGCGGCAGTACGGCGCCTGGCTTGTGCGCGACGAGGTATACATCGCCTATCTCATGGAGCATATGAGCCACCGCAAGTCGCAGGCGCTCGTACTGATGTAGTTCCAAGCCGAAGGAAAAAAGGGGGCTGGCGAAGTGAATCGGGAAAACGAAGGGCAGCGGGAGTACGAATCGGAGGACGGGGCGGACCTCGGAGCGATCCAGCGGCGGCTGGAAGAGGCGGAGTCCATCACAAGGGTGCCGGGCGAGTCCGCGATCGATGCGGCGGATGCGATGGATGCGGAGCCCCGGGACTGAGCAGCCTGGAGCGACGAAGAGCAGCATGCTGCTGAATCGAGAAGACTGGCGAGATATCCATTCTGATAATTGCCCAAAAAGAGCCGGTGCGGTGCACGGGCTCTTTTTGGGTTTGCTGTGAAGGGAATGTGCTTGCGGCTCACACAATCATGCCGGCCGAAGGTCCCGTCTTGTTAGGCTCTGTCTTCTGCCACGCAAAAGAAGTCAAGGATGGCATCCCAGGTTTCCGTGCGGTTGTCACAAATCTTAAAGCCCTGCGACTCCGAAATCATTCGGGCATGGGCGATCGTCAGGAAGTAAAAAGCGAGCTCCCTCGGAGGCCCTGCCCTGAACTGCCCTGCAGCCT containing:
- a CDS encoding RCC1 domain-containing protein; translation: MKTGLLKSRLLRYSAVITAAAIFVLPAGTSSYVQAAARTEAAQPKIVQATADPLALDDQGNVWGRALQSISVKEGFHRTLLMKGKGLDKVKSVASGNSMAVALREDGTVWVIEREDPTLTKELVYVSLGDQVPGLHGIQKVILHGTLGLAVDQEGKVWMFESASRRFRNSIPLMKAQQLRGLDSIKDLAFGSTGVSFLREDGTVWIIDYPKSQYGFTMNENLILASTAKQIKELKGIVKLDTDSALSKDGTVWVWGTGMVATKQKNSFDTAVSPYQLPGLSEVTDLDNGGKHALFVKKDGSVWGLGYFTLRMGALGGEHPDEWKELFPVEGLSDVVSVSVNDDRHGVDADTAVKKDGTLWMWGIDTSATFHPKPLQVDFRTK
- a CDS encoding MOSC domain-containing protein produces the protein MNVVQREADQQVVRGLVTAVSRSEGHTFSKRSEEQIRLVAGLGVEGDAHQGATVKHRSRVAQDPTQPNLRQVHLIHAELHDELRAKGYPVGAGEMGENVTTRGIDLLGLPAGTLLRIGSEAVIEVTGLRNPCPQLDRFMPGLKDQVLEQGPDGSLVRKAGIMAVVLAGGPIRPGDAITAELPPLPHRPLDRV
- a CDS encoding glycosyl transferase family 1, which produces MAVIIYPKTLSWNYMKQRPQQLMTHLGRLGHRVFFENLAPLEVQFREVEPNVFLFNDTQRLIGQVLPDLRRTERVVVWTTWAKQRTRIPLFRPNGVIYDCCDEFPQWAKYEAPMVAYADHVVCSAEVIRQRMELAYPGQDITLIRNAADERFLARDPLPRPADLPPGPVVGYIGAWAYWVDHPLMMAMARWFPHVQFVSIGAAYGDVPSYDDYPNVHVLGEKPHDALPAYLQHFQVAIIPFRYHPITLATNPVKAYEYLAGGARVLSTALPECIAMNPHVVTATTHEDFGWKLHKLLSEADSPDAVEQRRAYAYRNRWEERALQADAIIRSL
- a CDS encoding mechanosensitive ion channel domain-containing protein, with the protein product MCFFCWKPSRELERRVRRLEVEFEAFRELTAGEIQRLEQEQLALKAEVTTLRGELLELEGQWIALTAEVAELREQVETGLFPQPELRAFLESKLGDTVSITLPDASLQGVVITVGVDAVQIREASGELVTIPLAQITAVQ
- a CDS encoding DUF1796 family putative cysteine peptidase; translated protein: MRWSTASRSYDVVISLGSNCQPAYQLRRLKLRLATYPFDWFYFSNTAEVTKVLQTEFAEFMRLENLEPGRPSRVTTLVRDSRTTCWSYHDFPLPTEPGQDPLYGYPEFRAKLDRRIDRFLRTARSGRRILFIRNLVRREEALPLKQALDALTAP
- a CDS encoding IS3 family transposase (programmed frameshift) → MSKEKYCATEKLAILEEVSSGKIGFIAATKRYGMNKTTLMKWQRRYKLYGYEGLERSTRNRSYSAELKLQAVKDYVEGGLSKYRIIDKYRISSTTQLSNWIKKYNGHSSLKAYKGEAQAMTKGRSTTWDERIDIVHYCLAHQHDYHKTAGQFQVSYQQVYQWVKKFEAGGADALKDGRGRKKAPEEMTEADRQKLEMKKMEYEMERLRAENAFLKKLPGNPKEAKLSQYRQENVYLAIQALQEEESISIQLLCEVAGVARSSYYKWLNRKPSSREQENERLTKMMMSIYEKVEKTFGYRQLTLHMRKETGQTINHKRVYRLMKVKGIQSVIRRKRKKYPHSTPQHVAENVLNRNFQAAEPNEKWVTDVTEFKYGNGQKAYLSAILDLHDKSIVSRVVGHSNNNPLVFETLKQALQAAPGSKPMLHSDRGFQYTSLDFKKLLDDNELTQSMSRVGRCIDNGPMESFWGTLKCEKYYLHTYQTFEELERDILAYIDFYNNERLQAKLNGLSPMEYRTKAA
- a CDS encoding DHH family phosphoesterase, encoding MYYLYTHNDLDGLGCGILAKCAFGDKVEIRYNSIAGLNTQVERFLERAKKKKHLFITDLAVNEANEQRIEDFVKSGGKVKLIDHHKSSLHLNRHPWALVEVAYDDGRLASATSLFYDYLLKGRLLKPSPAIEEFVELVRLYDTWEWDEAGNLEAKRLSDLFSMLSLEEFEERMLERLMTGEPFAFSPLELEMLGVEEERIGRYVRRKKREIVQTFVGGHCVGVVHAESYHSELGNELGKEYPHLDYIAIMNMGGKKASFRTIHDDVDVSAVAGQYGGGGHAKAAGCPMTEEVYRHFVAEPFTKEPLRMDAFRNEYNVKDSTYGTLYENGKEQQMFIFASGDDWIVDVEGDELNRTFPAFEEAERYVKRQYGAWLVRDEVYIAYLMEHMSHRKSQALVLM